The following coding sequences lie in one Cupriavidus sp. WKF15 genomic window:
- a CDS encoding phosphoribosyltransferase, producing the protein MNQPTNDDENLWVSWDEYHRLIARLSLNVHESGWKFDKILCLARGGLRVGDQMSRIFDVPLAILATSSYREAAGTQQGDLDIAQYITMTRGELTGKILLVDDLVDSGVTLERVGRHLKERYPAVTEVRSAVLWYKACSKVKPDYHVTFLPSNPWIHQPFEEYDTLRPHNLSAWLKRGKRAQEDGAQG; encoded by the coding sequence ATGAATCAGCCAACGAACGACGATGAGAACCTGTGGGTGTCCTGGGATGAGTACCATCGCCTGATCGCGCGTCTGTCGCTGAACGTGCATGAGTCGGGCTGGAAGTTCGACAAGATCCTGTGCCTGGCGCGCGGTGGCCTGCGCGTGGGCGACCAGATGTCGCGCATCTTCGACGTGCCGCTGGCTATCCTGGCTACCAGCAGCTATCGCGAAGCCGCGGGCACGCAGCAGGGCGACCTCGATATCGCGCAGTACATCACCATGACGCGCGGCGAGCTCACCGGCAAGATCCTGCTGGTGGACGATCTGGTCGACTCGGGCGTGACCCTGGAGCGCGTGGGACGGCATCTGAAAGAGCGCTATCCCGCCGTGACGGAAGTCCGCTCCGCGGTGCTTTGGTACAAGGCATGCTCCAAGGTCAAGCCGGACTATCATGTGACCTTCCTGCCGTCGAACCCCTGGATCCACCAGCCGTTCGAGGAGTACGACACGCTGCGCCCGCACAACCTGTCGGCCTGGCTCAAGCGCGGCAAACGCGCGCAGGAAGATGGCGCGCAAGGCTGA
- the hflC gene encoding protease modulator HflC — MNRLISFAIGAFILLAVASSMMFVVDQRQYAVVFAFGEIKQIVREPGLHFKLPPPLQNVVFMDRRLQTIDVAASERFLTAEKKSMVVDWFVKWRITDPRKFYVAFGGNVRSAQDRMTQRIDAVAREEFGKRTVADVVAGEREKVMQNIRAGMSEYAQSVGVEILDVRLKRVDLLPAISESVYRRMEAERKRVANELRSTGAAEGEKIRADADRQREVVLAEAYRDAQVIKGEGDAKSSQTYADAFGKDPQFAQFWRSMEAYRNTFRDKRDIMVLEPNSDFFRYMRSSGGAATPAASSASGGRR; from the coding sequence ATGAACCGACTGATTTCCTTTGCGATTGGCGCTTTCATCCTGCTGGCCGTGGCGTCTTCGATGATGTTCGTCGTAGACCAGCGCCAGTACGCCGTGGTGTTCGCCTTTGGCGAGATCAAGCAGATCGTGCGCGAGCCCGGCCTGCACTTCAAGCTGCCGCCGCCGCTGCAGAACGTGGTGTTCATGGACCGCCGCCTGCAGACCATTGACGTCGCCGCCAGCGAACGTTTCCTGACTGCGGAAAAGAAGAGCATGGTGGTGGACTGGTTCGTCAAATGGCGGATCACGGATCCCCGCAAGTTCTACGTTGCCTTCGGCGGCAATGTGCGCAGTGCCCAGGATCGCATGACCCAGCGTATCGACGCGGTGGCGCGCGAGGAGTTCGGCAAGCGCACCGTGGCTGACGTGGTTGCCGGCGAGCGTGAGAAGGTCATGCAGAATATCCGCGCCGGCATGTCGGAGTACGCGCAGTCGGTCGGCGTCGAGATCCTCGATGTGCGCCTCAAGCGTGTGGACCTGCTGCCGGCCATCAGTGAGTCGGTGTACCGCCGCATGGAAGCCGAGCGCAAGCGCGTGGCCAACGAGCTGCGCTCGACCGGCGCCGCTGAAGGCGAGAAGATCCGCGCGGATGCCGATCGCCAGCGCGAGGTGGTACTGGCCGAGGCCTACCGCGATGCGCAGGTGATCAAGGGTGAAGGCGATGCCAAGTCGTCGCAGACCTATGCTGACGCCTTTGGCAAGGATCCGCAGTTCGCGCAGTTCTGGCGCAGCATGGAGGCTTATCGCAATACCTTCCGCGACAAGCGCGACATCATGGTGCTGGAGCCGAATTCGGACTTCTTCCGCTACATGCGCTCCAGCGGTGGTGCTGCGACCCCTGCGGCGAGTAGTGCGTCCGGAGGACGACGCTAG
- a CDS encoding NAD(P)-dependent oxidoreductase — MNIAILGATGRVGTRLIDEALRRGHRVTALARTASKLPARESLTRRDVDATDSQALATALAGHDVVISTARFEQLNASQVVGPVKTAGVPRLLVVGGAGSLFVAPGTQLVDTPEFPAAYKGEALAGRDFLNALRGEPDLDWTFLSPSALFEPGERTGKYRVGQDALLADAAGKSRISMEDYAIAMLDEIEKPAHPRQRFTIGY, encoded by the coding sequence ATGAACATTGCCATCCTCGGCGCCACCGGCCGCGTGGGAACCCGCCTGATCGACGAAGCACTGCGCCGCGGCCATCGCGTCACCGCACTGGCCCGCACGGCCAGCAAACTGCCCGCCCGTGAAAGCCTGACCAGGCGCGACGTTGACGCGACCGACAGCCAGGCGCTGGCGACCGCACTGGCAGGCCACGATGTAGTCATCAGCACGGCGCGGTTCGAGCAATTGAACGCATCGCAGGTCGTGGGGCCAGTCAAGACAGCCGGCGTGCCGCGACTGCTAGTGGTCGGCGGCGCAGGCAGCCTGTTCGTGGCACCCGGCACGCAACTCGTGGATACGCCTGAATTTCCGGCGGCCTACAAGGGCGAAGCGCTGGCTGGCCGCGACTTTCTCAATGCCTTGCGCGGGGAGCCCGATTTGGACTGGACCTTCCTGTCGCCGTCGGCACTGTTCGAGCCCGGCGAGCGCACCGGCAAGTACCGTGTGGGCCAGGATGCCTTGCTGGCGGATGCTGCCGGCAAAAGCCGGATCTCGATGGAAGACTACGCGATCGCCATGCTCGACGAGATCGAGAAGCCGGCGCATCCGCGCCAGCGCTTCACCATCGGTTATTGA
- a CDS encoding ATP phosphoribosyltransferase regulatory subunit, whose amino-acid sequence MSNHWLLPENIADVLPSEARKIEELRRRMLDLFRTYGYELVMPPMLEYLESLLTGTGHDLDLRTLKLVDQLSGRTMGLRADITPQVARIDAHLLNRPGVTRLCYAGNVLHARPAGFHATREPIQVGAEIYGHAGLEADVEIQELMLAALQAAGLSDIRIDLCHAGILEALLDGLPSIRRIEDALFAALETKDVSGLREITQGLPQTERDALLALPTLYGGVEVLDRARATLPDSLAIGRALDELAALATQVRGASVNIDLSDLRGYHYHSGVMFAAYVAGLPNYVARGGRYDKVGEAFGRARPATGFSLDLREVAALSPIEVRAQAVFAPWDADPALRAAIVALRAAGEIVIQSLPGHTNELDEFSCDRQLVRQEAGWVVVPR is encoded by the coding sequence ATGTCCAACCATTGGCTGCTGCCAGAAAACATCGCCGACGTCTTGCCGTCGGAGGCCCGCAAGATCGAGGAATTGCGCCGCCGCATGCTGGACCTGTTCCGTACCTACGGCTATGAGCTGGTCATGCCGCCGATGCTGGAATACCTTGAGTCGCTGCTGACGGGAACCGGGCACGACCTGGATCTGCGCACGCTCAAGCTGGTGGATCAGCTGTCTGGCCGCACGATGGGTCTGCGCGCCGATATCACGCCGCAGGTGGCGCGCATCGATGCGCACCTGCTGAACCGCCCTGGCGTGACCCGCCTGTGCTATGCGGGGAACGTCCTGCACGCGCGTCCGGCCGGGTTCCATGCCACGCGCGAGCCGATCCAGGTGGGTGCCGAGATTTACGGCCATGCCGGCCTGGAGGCTGATGTCGAGATCCAGGAACTGATGCTTGCCGCGTTGCAGGCTGCGGGCCTGTCGGATATCCGCATCGACCTGTGCCATGCCGGTATCCTCGAGGCGCTGCTGGACGGCCTGCCATCGATCCGCCGGATCGAAGATGCGCTGTTCGCAGCGCTGGAAACCAAGGACGTCTCGGGACTGCGCGAGATCACGCAAGGCCTGCCTCAGACCGAGCGGGACGCACTGCTGGCACTGCCGACGCTGTATGGCGGGGTGGAGGTCCTGGATCGTGCCCGCGCCACGCTGCCCGACAGCTTGGCAATCGGGCGCGCCCTGGACGAACTGGCGGCATTGGCGACGCAGGTACGCGGCGCGAGTGTCAACATCGACCTGTCCGACTTGCGCGGCTACCACTATCACAGCGGTGTGATGTTTGCAGCGTATGTTGCGGGGCTGCCGAACTATGTGGCGCGCGGGGGCCGGTATGACAAGGTTGGCGAGGCCTTTGGTCGCGCACGCCCGGCTACCGGATTCTCGCTGGATCTGCGCGAAGTGGCCGCACTGTCACCGATAGAAGTGCGCGCCCAGGCCGTTTTCGCGCCCTGGGACGCGGATCCTGCCCTTCGTGCTGCCATCGTGGCGCTGCGGGCAGCGGGCGAAATCGTGATCCAGTCGCTGCCCGGGCATACCAATGAACTCGATGAATTCAGCTGCGACCGCCAGCTCGTGCGCCAGGAAGCCGGCTGGGTTGTTGTGCCGCGCTGA
- a CDS encoding Rrf2 family transcriptional regulator, whose protein sequence is MSTSSRFAVAVHILTLLASASEPLPSSLIAGSVGTNPALIRRLIGQLAEAGLVTSTMGSTGGSALARPAERITLLDVFRAVETTALIALHQSAPNPACMVGREITGALRQVADRAQSAMDNALAEITIAGMLADVEHAAQRRKR, encoded by the coding sequence ATGAGCACAAGCAGCCGGTTCGCCGTCGCCGTTCATATTCTCACCTTGCTGGCCAGCGCCAGCGAACCGCTGCCGTCCTCGCTGATCGCTGGCAGCGTCGGAACCAACCCGGCGCTGATCCGGCGGCTGATCGGGCAACTGGCCGAAGCCGGCCTGGTCACCAGCACCATGGGCAGCACCGGCGGCTCCGCGCTGGCGCGTCCCGCTGAACGCATCACCTTGCTGGACGTATTCCGCGCCGTCGAAACCACGGCATTGATCGCCCTGCATCAGAGTGCGCCCAACCCGGCCTGCATGGTGGGCAGGGAGATCACCGGCGCCCTGCGGCAGGTGGCCGACCGGGCCCAGTCGGCAATGGACAATGCCCTGGCGGAGATCACCATTGCCGGCATGCTCGCCGATGTCGAACATGCCGCCCAGCGCCGCAAGCGCTGA
- a CDS encoding adenylosuccinate synthase, giving the protein MSASAVGQGRNVVVIGTQWGDEGKGKIVDWLTDHAKGVVRFQGGHNAGHTLIIGGKKTILRLIPSGIMREGTVCYIGNGVVLSPEALFREIEELESAGLEVQKRLRISEAATLILPYHVAIDKAREARRGAAKIGTTGRGIGPAYEDKVARRALRVQDLFDPKQFAERLRENLDFHNFMLTQYLGAEAVDYQQTLDEALAFAPRLAPMVADVSAELYAVNAAGGNLMFEGAQGTLLDVDHGTYPFVTSSNCVAGAAAAGAGVGPGRLNYILGITKAYCTRVGAGPFPSELYDNDNPARQDPVGVRLANVGKEFGSVTGRPRRTGWLDAAALKRSVQINGVSGLCLTKLDVLDGLESIKLCVGYTLDGKTVDILPRGSDAVARCEPVYEEFPGWNESTFGVKSWDALPEAARTYLTRVEEVVGIPIDMISTGPDRDETILLRHPYLA; this is encoded by the coding sequence ATGTCCGCATCCGCAGTAGGCCAGGGACGCAATGTCGTCGTGATCGGAACCCAGTGGGGTGACGAAGGCAAGGGAAAAATCGTCGATTGGCTTACCGACCATGCAAAGGGCGTGGTGCGGTTCCAGGGCGGCCACAACGCTGGCCACACCCTGATCATCGGCGGCAAGAAGACCATCCTGCGGCTGATCCCGTCGGGAATCATGCGCGAAGGCACGGTCTGCTACATCGGCAACGGTGTGGTGCTGTCGCCTGAAGCCCTGTTCCGTGAAATCGAAGAACTCGAATCGGCTGGCCTCGAAGTGCAGAAGCGCCTGCGCATTTCCGAGGCCGCAACCCTGATCCTGCCGTACCACGTGGCTATCGACAAGGCGCGCGAAGCGCGCCGCGGCGCGGCCAAGATTGGCACGACCGGTCGCGGCATCGGGCCCGCGTACGAAGACAAGGTCGCCCGCCGCGCGCTGCGCGTGCAGGACCTGTTCGATCCGAAGCAGTTCGCCGAGCGCCTGCGCGAGAACCTTGACTTCCACAACTTCATGCTGACGCAGTACCTCGGCGCCGAAGCCGTGGACTACCAGCAGACCCTGGATGAGGCGCTGGCCTTTGCGCCGCGCCTGGCACCGATGGTCGCGGACGTGTCGGCCGAGCTCTACGCGGTCAACGCTGCCGGTGGCAACCTGATGTTCGAAGGCGCGCAAGGCACGCTGCTCGACGTGGACCACGGCACGTATCCGTTCGTCACCTCGAGCAACTGCGTGGCCGGTGCGGCCGCTGCGGGTGCCGGCGTGGGTCCGGGCCGCCTGAACTACATCCTGGGCATCACCAAGGCCTACTGCACGCGCGTTGGTGCCGGTCCGTTCCCGAGCGAACTGTACGACAACGACAATCCCGCTCGCCAGGATCCCGTCGGCGTGCGCCTGGCCAATGTTGGCAAGGAATTCGGCTCGGTGACCGGCCGTCCGCGCCGCACGGGCTGGCTCGATGCCGCCGCGCTCAAGCGCTCGGTGCAGATCAACGGTGTGTCGGGCCTGTGCCTGACCAAGCTCGACGTGCTCGACGGCCTGGAAAGCATCAAGCTGTGTGTCGGCTACACGCTGGACGGCAAGACCGTGGATATCCTGCCGCGAGGCTCGGATGCCGTAGCGCGCTGCGAACCGGTGTACGAAGAATTCCCCGGCTGGAATGAGTCGACTTTCGGCGTGAAGTCGTGGGATGCGCTGCCGGAAGCCGCGCGCACCTACCTCACGCGCGTGGAGGAAGTGGTCGGCATTCCGATCGACATGATCTCGACCGGCCCGGATCGCGACGAAACGATCCTGCTCCGTCACCCGTACCTGGCCTGA
- the rnr gene encoding ribonuclease R: MNQNNYPIPSREEILGVLRTSGSPQSAGDIAKALSVTRKEHDGFQKRLAAMERDGQIELNRKGRYELAHQPNFVTGRVQGHRDGFGFLIRDDGEDDIFLPERELQKAMHNDRAQVRVVGYDRRGRPEGQIVEIIERANRYVIGRLLSEGGVLVVAPEDKRISQDILIPPKAQGKARVGQVVSVELIEYPDRYVQPVGRVVEVLGDIDDPGMEIEIAVRKYGVPHAFSEAAAKEASALPDEVRQADLDHRIDLRDVPLVTIDGEDARDFDDAVYCEPVKIGRTKGWRLVVAIADVSHYVRPGMPLDADALDRATSVYFPRRVIPMLPEKLSNGLCSLNPQVDRLCMVCDAVITAKGELKGYQFYPAVMHSAARLTYNEVWSVLSNTKGPEAHKRAELVPYLQNLYELFQVLLKARRARGAIDFDTTETYIVCNAQGKIEQILPRTRNDAHRLIEECMLTANVCAADFLERFKHPALYRIHAGPSEEKLKSLREFLKTSGLSLGGGDKPQASDYAEVMDKIKSRPDAPMLQTMLLRSMQQAVYSPDNIGHFGLAYEAYAHFTSPIRRYPDLLVHRAIKAVLAHTKYQPAFAHGTELNTAISPKARRLQAKDAEQKAELTAARARRNEAIWDELGLHCSANERRADEASRDVEAWLKCYFMRDKLGSDFAGTVSAVTSFGIFVQLDELYVEGLVHVTELGSDYFQYDEARNELRGERTGIRYRLTDRVRVQVSRVDLDARKIDFRLVQEPSAKTLRARAGIAEPPRVPAAHAVPARKKGRQLAALLGGTSKPEESFDETLDRVIEEQPVFEAVITPLRPHVKTGGKPAKRAAKPKPSHLDKPRKTASKTRAAKTAGKTSRPPRKR; the protein is encoded by the coding sequence TTGAATCAAAACAACTATCCGATCCCCAGCCGGGAAGAAATCCTCGGCGTACTGAGAACATCGGGGTCGCCCCAGTCGGCCGGCGATATTGCCAAGGCCCTGTCCGTCACGCGCAAGGAGCATGACGGATTCCAGAAACGCCTGGCCGCGATGGAACGCGACGGGCAGATCGAACTGAACCGCAAGGGCCGCTATGAACTGGCCCATCAACCGAATTTCGTTACCGGCCGGGTGCAGGGGCATCGCGACGGCTTTGGCTTCCTGATTCGCGACGACGGCGAGGATGATATCTTCCTGCCGGAACGCGAGCTGCAGAAGGCCATGCACAATGACCGCGCGCAGGTGCGCGTGGTCGGCTACGACCGGCGCGGCCGCCCGGAAGGGCAGATCGTCGAGATCATCGAGCGGGCCAACCGCTACGTGATCGGCCGCCTGCTCAGCGAGGGCGGCGTGCTGGTCGTGGCGCCCGAGGACAAGCGCATCAGCCAGGACATCCTGATCCCGCCGAAGGCGCAGGGCAAGGCGCGCGTGGGGCAGGTGGTCAGCGTCGAGCTGATCGAATATCCGGACCGCTATGTGCAGCCGGTCGGGCGCGTGGTGGAAGTGCTGGGCGATATCGACGATCCCGGCATGGAAATCGAGATCGCCGTACGCAAGTACGGCGTGCCCCATGCGTTTTCGGAGGCGGCTGCCAAGGAAGCCTCGGCGCTGCCCGATGAAGTGCGGCAGGCCGATCTGGACCACCGCATCGATCTGCGCGATGTGCCGCTCGTCACGATCGATGGCGAAGACGCGCGCGACTTTGACGATGCCGTCTACTGCGAGCCCGTGAAGATCGGCCGCACCAAGGGCTGGCGCCTGGTCGTGGCCATTGCCGATGTATCGCACTACGTGCGGCCAGGCATGCCGCTGGATGCCGATGCGCTCGACCGTGCCACCTCCGTGTATTTCCCGCGCCGGGTGATCCCGATGCTGCCGGAGAAGCTCTCCAATGGCCTGTGCTCGCTCAACCCGCAGGTGGACCGCCTGTGCATGGTGTGCGATGCGGTGATTACCGCCAAGGGCGAGCTGAAGGGCTACCAGTTCTATCCGGCCGTCATGCACTCGGCGGCGCGGCTGACCTACAACGAGGTCTGGTCGGTCCTGTCGAACACCAAGGGTCCGGAGGCACACAAGCGCGCTGAACTCGTACCGTACCTGCAGAACCTGTATGAGCTGTTCCAGGTCCTGCTCAAGGCACGGCGCGCGCGCGGTGCGATCGACTTCGATACCACCGAGACGTATATCGTCTGCAACGCGCAGGGCAAGATCGAGCAGATCCTGCCGCGCACGCGCAACGACGCGCACCGCCTGATCGAGGAATGCATGCTGACGGCCAACGTCTGCGCGGCCGATTTCCTCGAACGCTTCAAGCACCCGGCGCTGTACCGCATCCATGCGGGTCCGAGCGAAGAAAAGCTGAAGAGCCTGCGCGAATTCCTGAAGACCTCGGGGCTGTCGCTGGGCGGTGGCGACAAGCCGCAGGCGTCGGACTACGCCGAGGTGATGGACAAGATCAAGTCGCGGCCCGACGCGCCGATGCTGCAGACCATGTTGCTGCGCTCGATGCAGCAGGCGGTCTACAGCCCGGACAACATCGGCCACTTCGGCCTGGCCTATGAGGCCTACGCGCACTTCACCAGCCCGATCCGCCGCTATCCGGACTTGCTCGTGCACCGCGCGATCAAGGCCGTGCTGGCGCATACGAAGTACCAGCCGGCCTTCGCGCACGGCACTGAGCTTAACACCGCGATTTCGCCCAAGGCGCGGCGCCTGCAGGCCAAGGATGCCGAGCAGAAGGCGGAACTGACCGCGGCACGCGCACGGCGCAATGAAGCCATCTGGGACGAGCTGGGCCTGCACTGCTCAGCCAACGAGCGCCGTGCCGACGAGGCCTCGCGAGACGTCGAGGCCTGGCTCAAGTGCTACTTCATGCGCGACAAGCTGGGCAGCGACTTCGCCGGCACCGTCAGCGCCGTGACGTCGTTCGGCATCTTCGTGCAGCTCGACGAGCTGTACGTGGAAGGCCTGGTGCACGTCACCGAACTCGGCAGCGATTACTTCCAGTACGACGAAGCCCGCAACGAACTGCGTGGCGAACGTACCGGCATCCGCTACCGCCTGACCGACCGCGTGCGCGTGCAGGTGTCGCGCGTGGATCTCGATGCACGCAAGATCGACTTCCGCCTGGTGCAGGAGCCGTCGGCCAAGACCCTGCGCGCCCGCGCAGGTATAGCCGAGCCGCCGCGCGTGCCGGCCGCGCATGCGGTGCCGGCGCGCAAGAAGGGGCGGCAACTGGCGGCGCTGCTGGGCGGTACCTCGAAGCCCGAGGAGTCGTTCGACGAGACGCTGGATCGCGTGATCGAAGAGCAACCGGTGTTCGAGGCGGTGATCACGCCGCTGCGGCCGCACGTCAAGACTGGCGGCAAGCCGGCCAAGCGCGCTGCCAAGCCCAAGCCGAGCCATCTGGACAAGCCACGCAAGACGGCGTCGAAGACGCGCGCGGCCAAGACCGCGGGCAAGACATCGCGCCCTCCGCGCAAGCGCTAG